From the genome of Psychroserpens ponticola, one region includes:
- a CDS encoding AraC family transcriptional regulator, with protein MKLTVDFILVTGILLSSFAIIGVLRLNQKKTPQYILVVFWFLILSVIAYFYASLHDLKMLQFIMYYLENGVRFLIPPLLYLYVKSIFIDDHNLLKKSLKHFIVFGVYFISYTIPKSLIPDSNYIYMYQEYIPNWALVQDIFGIVYFILSLKLFYKVSRLMKQSYSNIVEKEFLWIEKFLISFLIVLIVDLIITITEMYFGYNVDWDGYITVLFMIIAMSYLGYYGLKQSTVFIPSFLIQTDDEQVIEEQKQALYLKTSEHDALKVKFQSCMKEDKIYLSPDLNLKVLADAMGISERKLSAFFSEVMHRSFYDSINLFRVEEAKTLLKSDVVESHSITGIGLTCGFSSKSSFYRIFKKRTQMSPLAYRKSVLKESHHT; from the coding sequence ATGAAATTAACTGTCGATTTTATATTAGTAACAGGTATTTTATTGAGCAGTTTTGCGATAATAGGTGTTTTACGTCTTAATCAGAAAAAAACACCTCAGTATATATTGGTTGTCTTTTGGTTTTTGATTCTTAGTGTTATTGCTTATTTCTATGCGAGTTTACATGATTTAAAGATGCTTCAATTTATCATGTATTACTTAGAAAACGGCGTAAGGTTCTTAATTCCTCCATTGCTCTATTTATATGTGAAGTCCATTTTTATAGATGACCACAACTTACTAAAAAAGAGCCTGAAACATTTTATAGTGTTTGGCGTTTACTTTATTAGTTATACGATTCCTAAGTCATTGATTCCTGATTCAAATTACATTTATATGTATCAAGAATACATACCGAATTGGGCATTGGTTCAAGATATATTTGGAATTGTATATTTTATACTGTCACTAAAGCTATTTTATAAGGTGAGTCGCCTTATGAAGCAAAGCTATTCGAATATTGTGGAAAAGGAATTTTTATGGATTGAGAAGTTTCTGATTAGTTTCTTAATCGTTCTTATTGTTGATCTAATCATTACAATAACTGAAATGTACTTTGGTTATAATGTGGATTGGGATGGATATATTACTGTTTTGTTTATGATTATTGCGATGTCTTATCTCGGTTATTACGGGCTAAAACAATCTACAGTTTTTATTCCCAGTTTCTTAATACAGACTGATGATGAACAGGTAATTGAAGAGCAGAAACAGGCTTTGTATTTGAAAACGTCTGAGCATGATGCTTTGAAAGTTAAGTTTCAATCGTGTATGAAGGAGGACAAAATTTACTTGTCACCAGACTTGAATTTGAAAGTACTCGCCGATGCTATGGGAATTTCGGAACGGAAACTTTCAGCTTTTTTTAGTGAAGTTATGCACAGAAGTTTTTATGACTCTATAAATTTATTTCGAGTAGAAGAGGCCAAAACGCTTTTAAAATCTGATGTTGTAGAAAGTCATTCGATTACTGGAATTGGACTTACTTGCGGTTTTAGTTCTAAGAGTAGTTTTTATAGAATATTTAAAAAACGTACACAGATGTCGCCTTTAGCGTATAGGAAATCAGTATTAAAAGAGTCTCATCACACGTAA
- a CDS encoding serine hydrolase domain-containing protein, with translation MKTVTLLLSIFYFSCSFGQIASSKILDRTIPELEESRLEDSSLKFDSIINLLNRISDREHGGVFSEHGDLRGLVVIEKNKIVLEEGYNSFWRLSINDVRSAGKSITALLLGVAMQDGLVDHLDQDVYSFFSKDAYPSVNEGYKKVKLKHLLNMTSGLDADTDDFNTTGHAGHWIAKDDWKDYILSVSLTGTPGKQWVYADINAVLIGAIIEETSGMSLRDYAKEKLFDPLGIQQFHWYTNVSNQTGGAGNLFLSTLDFAKLGLIVSNQGKCGDTQIIAPDYIKRLSERTFDLTDAFGLETYYGMLWYKSTKVFDGDAIDYIYASGYGGNHLVVVPDKELVIAVSSGAYGERHSHRRSYAIWNKILESFK, from the coding sequence ATGAAAACAGTGACTCTATTACTTAGTATATTCTATTTTTCTTGTTCATTTGGACAAATAGCATCAAGCAAAATACTAGATCGTACGATTCCTGAGCTTGAGGAGTCTAGATTAGAGGATTCAAGTTTGAAATTTGATTCTATTATTAATCTATTAAACCGAATCTCAGATCGTGAACATGGAGGTGTATTTTCAGAACATGGAGATTTAAGAGGTTTGGTTGTTATAGAAAAAAACAAAATTGTATTAGAGGAAGGTTATAATTCCTTTTGGAGATTATCAATTAATGATGTGAGGTCTGCTGGTAAAAGCATTACAGCATTGTTATTAGGTGTTGCGATGCAAGATGGTTTGGTGGATCACTTAGACCAAGATGTGTATTCTTTTTTTTCGAAGGATGCCTATCCATCTGTCAATGAAGGTTATAAGAAGGTGAAACTCAAGCATCTGCTAAATATGACTTCTGGGTTGGATGCAGATACAGACGATTTTAATACCACTGGTCATGCAGGTCATTGGATAGCTAAAGATGATTGGAAAGATTACATTCTTAGTGTTTCGTTAACAGGAACTCCAGGAAAACAATGGGTATATGCAGATATTAATGCTGTTTTGATTGGCGCTATTATTGAGGAAACCTCTGGGATGAGTCTTAGGGATTATGCTAAGGAAAAACTTTTTGATCCTTTAGGAATCCAACAGTTTCATTGGTACACTAATGTTTCAAACCAAACAGGTGGTGCGGGAAATTTATTTTTATCGACTCTTGATTTTGCTAAACTTGGATTGATTGTTAGTAATCAAGGAAAATGTGGTGACACACAAATTATTGCTCCAGATTATATAAAACGCTTATCTGAAAGAACATTTGATTTGACTGATGCATTTGGGCTTGAAACCTATTATGGCATGCTATGGTATAAAAGTACTAAGGTTTTTGACGGCGACGCTATAGATTATATATACGCTTCTGGATATGGAGGGAATCATTTGGTTGTGGTTCCTGATAAAGAGCTTGTTATTGCGGTAAGCTCTGGTGCTTATGGTGAAAGGCACTCTCACCGAAGATCTTATGCGATTTGGAATAAGATTCTTGAGTCGTTTAAGTAA
- a CDS encoding helix-turn-helix domain-containing protein: MINQKSIAILPFVNHSNTIDNEYFCDGITEEIINALTKVKGLKVTARTSSFAFKNTTKDVRHIGNQLGVATVLEGSIKIFRNKIRINVQLIRTSDGFHTWTQKFDRDLEDLFALQDEISLIIAEQIRENFGHLDISDHISVIGTKSIDAYKLYLKGRSYQLNWDLDDYITAIDCYKQSIAIDHNFYDAYFSLSRSYGILASWGYIDKLEGEQYASTYLAQGMRINPTSYLGYFSTSSIIFWNHWDYANGIVNFRKTLNINPSFAIAYEGISEIYMATGELEKAMLTINLALDISPLSPNHHFTKGNIYFLKKDYANAIIYLDECLKIDPNFTLAIETKLACFMLMNDAIKYGNYVATMPQLISPKVCEVLFNLMHTKTIYTSQDIKALALDVDASFKSIYPWHFYALIYCGQIDKALHIFEEKVALKIGQLVNFRLDPFLEPLRSFASYQSIEQALFSNYQIGTVEEPIIDVKLATQPIPNTEIDVYIKLLKRTIQKDKLYLSSGFSLKDLSASINLHPNKLSWLLNEHLSLNFNEFINRYRLEHFKLEVLKPENSHYTLLGIAFESGFNSKTVFNTFFKKETGLTPRQWVKLQS, encoded by the coding sequence TTGATTAACCAGAAGTCTATCGCTATTTTACCTTTCGTTAACCATAGTAATACTATTGATAACGAGTACTTTTGTGATGGTATCACTGAAGAGATTATTAATGCATTAACTAAGGTTAAAGGCTTGAAGGTTACTGCTAGAACATCTTCGTTTGCATTTAAAAACACGACAAAAGATGTGAGGCATATTGGCAACCAATTAGGTGTTGCTACTGTACTTGAGGGTAGTATAAAAATCTTTAGGAATAAGATTAGAATTAACGTTCAGCTCATCAGAACTAGTGATGGTTTTCATACGTGGACTCAAAAATTTGACCGAGACCTAGAAGATCTCTTTGCACTTCAAGACGAGATTAGCCTTATTATAGCAGAACAAATAAGAGAGAATTTTGGACATTTAGATATTTCGGATCACATCTCAGTTATAGGTACCAAAAGCATTGACGCCTATAAATTATATTTAAAAGGACGCTCGTATCAACTTAATTGGGATTTAGACGATTACATTACAGCTATAGACTGCTATAAACAAAGTATAGCTATAGATCACAACTTTTATGATGCTTATTTTTCATTGAGTAGATCGTATGGTATTTTGGCAAGTTGGGGTTATATTGATAAATTAGAAGGAGAACAGTACGCCAGTACTTATTTAGCTCAAGGTATGCGTATTAATCCGACATCTTATTTGGGCTATTTTTCGACGTCGTCTATTATTTTTTGGAACCATTGGGATTATGCCAATGGAATTGTTAATTTTAGAAAGACCTTAAATATAAACCCTAGTTTTGCGATTGCCTACGAAGGAATTTCTGAAATATATATGGCCACAGGCGAATTAGAAAAGGCTATGCTTACTATTAATTTGGCATTAGATATTAGTCCGTTATCTCCTAATCATCATTTTACCAAAGGGAATATTTATTTCTTAAAGAAAGACTATGCAAATGCAATTATCTATTTGGATGAATGCTTAAAAATAGATCCAAATTTTACTTTAGCTATTGAAACAAAGCTTGCCTGCTTTATGCTAATGAATGATGCCATTAAGTATGGAAATTATGTGGCTACAATGCCACAGTTGATAAGTCCGAAAGTTTGTGAGGTGTTATTTAATTTGATGCATACAAAGACGATTTATACGTCACAAGATATTAAAGCCTTAGCTTTAGATGTTGATGCTAGTTTTAAAAGTATTTACCCTTGGCATTTTTATGCTCTGATATATTGCGGACAGATTGATAAGGCTTTACATATTTTTGAAGAGAAGGTTGCTTTAAAAATTGGGCAACTAGTAAATTTTAGGTTAGATCCTTTTTTAGAACCTTTACGCTCGTTTGCAAGTTATCAATCTATTGAGCAAGCACTTTTTTCAAATTATCAAATAGGAACTGTAGAAGAACCAATTATTGACGTGAAATTGGCAACTCAACCCATTCCTAATACAGAAATAGATGTCTATATAAAACTTTTGAAAAGGACAATACAAAAAGATAAGCTGTATCTGAGTTCTGGTTTTTCGTTAAAGGATCTAAGTGCGAGTATTAACTTGCATCCTAATAAATTGTCGTGGTTACTAAATGAACATTTATCTCTTAATTTTAACGAATTTATAAATAGGTACCGCTTGGAGCACTTTAAACTAGAGGTGCTTAAGCCAGAAAACTCCCATTACACCTTATTAGGAATTGCTTTTGAAAGCGGCTTCAATTCCAAAACTGTTTTTAATACCTTTTTCAAAAAAGAAACAGGACTTACGCCTCGGCAATGGGTTAAGTTACAATCCTAA